The window AGAAACAGACGTTCAGAACAGCTGCTGTTTAATCCTGTTAAACTCTGCAAATCAGCACAACTCAGATACttcactgcagtaaaagtactaatacagcaacaaatactccattactagtaaaagtactgcatgaaaactcctcctacagtaaaagtacataagtattatgagcttgatgtagttaaagtattgcagtaaaagtacataagtattatgagcttgatgtagttaaagtattgcagtaaaagtacataagtattatgagcttgatgtagttaaagtattgcagtaaaagtagtggtttggtccctctgactgatatattattatatatgacatcattagattattaatagtgaagcatcagtgttagagcagcatgttactgttgtagctgctggaggtggagctagtttacactactttatatacagttagctagtttagtccagtggttcccaacctaggggtcgggcccctccaaagggtcagcagataaatctgaggggtggtgagatgattaatgggagaggaaagaagaaaaaacaaagttctgatacacaaatctgttttcagtttttggactttttctctaatctttgatttttgctgaaatattggatcatttgaacatttattgaaatgaaagcatgtgagaagtttagagggaaaaatcactatttggtggagctgttaacaactcatagacatgtgaaatgtgaccccgactacacactgctttttgtaagacgtcaaaagccaaaaaggttggaaaccactggtttcatctttaacaatgtgttgtattttaaaagcttgttatattatccattgtgtcaaatcttcatctgaaaagtaactaaagctgtcaaataaatgtagtggagtagaaagtacaatatttccctctgaaatgtagaaagtagcatcacaacgaaatactcaagtaaagtacaagtacctctaaactgtacttaaatacagtacttgagtaaatgtactcagttactttccagaTACAAATACATCTCAAAACACAGAATTATAGAGAGAGGTTCTTGAGGAGGTTTTAGAGGTTCTTGAGGAGGTTTTAGAGGTTCTTGAGGAGGTTTTAGAGGTCCTTGAGGAGGTTTTAGAGGTTCTTGAGGAGGTTTTAGAGGTCCTTGAGGAGGTCAGGGGGATTATGGGTAAATattcacagtataaacagttTGAGGCTCTGATGTTTGTGACATAATTGATCATCTGATCGATGGAGATCTTCTGCTGAACTGTGACAAAGATAAACACGGGAACAGATAgaacaactacagctcccatgagtCTTTGCGGGCCGCAGGTAGCTCAcctgtgtcaggtgtgtgtgtgtttcaggatgATGCTGAACGACCGGTGGACCATCATGAACAACAGCAGCTCTGAGCTGGACAGCAAGCGACCAATCAAACACAAGGTAACACCTGTTAGCTACTAGCTGCTAGTTAGGCCACGCCCACTGTGAGGTCAGAGTTCTACAGCTGATTCTGATTGGATGATGCATCTGAGGTGGATCCTGGCTGCTGATGTTCAGGTGTTTACATATGACAGGTGTCACATGACCAGGAATATTCCATCATGACGGATAAAGGGAAAGTCTGCCTTATTCCCATAAATCTCACTCCTGCTCAGTTACCATGGCAACTCACACCACAGAACTAGCTCGCTCCGTGCCGTGATCCTCGCCACGTCCATGTTCAGAAACatgagatggaaaaaaatacatatcacAGTTAatctccattttattttatcacccttttatttaaaagcttcaCATTTataatgtaagaaataaaagtgccaaataaagtccaaaccatTAAACtttatacagtggaaacagcTTCCAGTTGTAGCAGTCATTGCTGTCATGTTCCCAGTTCATATAGTTGCATGTCGAAATCCTCTGGGCTGATTGGAGGATTATTCAGATCACCTGTGCAGGTTGAGAGCAGCTGGGTGCGTTCCCCTCTCAGCCAATCAtatcattataaatatattatatgttcTTCTCCAGTTTCTTCATCTGCAACTTCTTAATGTTTAACTTTCAATGATGTTTATAAATCTAACGAACATCCTGCTGAAGAGGAAACGAGTCAAAGATGAGATGATTATGTATCTGGTTAGTTGGTTATTATGGAGCCTGCCGATAATAAAGCAGCAGTCACTGATCTCTCTAACCTGTAGGCCGCGTCCGCCTCATGTCATATAACCTGTAGGCTGCGTCCGCCTCATGTCATATGACCTGTAGGACGCGTCCGCCTCATGTCATATAACCTGTAGGCCGCGTCCGCCTCATGTCATATAACCTGTAGGCCGCGTCCGCCTCATGTCATATAACCTGTAGGCCGCGTCCGCCTCATGTCATATAACCTGTAGGCCGCGTCCGCCTCATGTCATATGACCTGTAGGACGCGTCCGCCTCATGTCATATAACCTGTAGGCCGCGTCCGCCTCATGTCATATAACCTGTAGGCCGCGTCCGCCTCATGTCATATAACCTGTAGGCCGCGTCCGCCTCATGTCATATAACCTGTAGGCCGCCTCATGTCATATAACCTGTAGGCCGCCTCATGTCATATAACCTGTAGGCCGCCTCATGTCATATGACCTGAAACCGTCTCTCGCCTTGTTGCAGCAGTTTTATCCTCTTTGGTAAAAACTCTTTATATTCTttatagtttcatcagcaggtttgttctCGTTTTCCCTTCGACTGTTCTGGGCTGTTTCTGTTCTCCACTTAACTTCGACTGGACTGTTTAATTTTAGTAAGTGCAGCTTTCTGTCGCTGCATTGATGGAATCATCATCCTGATCACTGGATCAATAGATCCGATCAGATACTCAGGTGATTCACACTGTTAGACATGACGTGTGTTCATATTGTTGCTGACGTGAACACATGAAGTTCTTCTTCAGTTGAACATGTTTCTGCTCTGGCGagtagtaacagtaatattatataatattatacattatgtacatatatatatatgtgtgtgtgtgtgtgtgtatgtgtgtgtgtgtgtacatatatatatgtgtgtatatatatatatatatatatatgatcgTCTGCATCCAAACAATCATGTTCAGTTAGAAAATTAAAGGAcaaattcacagtttttcaggtgttttaaacaacattcaggagcccaaatgaacattgaagatgttttttttgctgtaatcagaGTTCAGATCTGCAGGTGAAGAAACGACGAatcacaacagacacacagagttaAATCCTGTTAATCTGCAGTTAATCTGTCAGATTAGAGAGTTTAATCTGCAGCAGCTGTCGCCTTCACCGACACCTGCAGCCTGACAGACAGAGCTCAGGGCTGACAAACACCACAGTTAAGACTTTTAAACTACATACTGCAGTAATACACACttagaagaagtactcaggtactgtactgcagtaatacacacttagaagaagtactcaggtactgtactgcagtaatacacacttagaagaagtactcaggtactgtactgcagtaatacacacttagaagaagtactcaggtactgtactgcagtaatacacagttagaagaagtactcaggtACTGTACCATAGTAATACACAGttagaagaagtactcaggtactgtactgcagtaatacacagttagaagaagtactcaggtACTGTACCATAGTAATACACAGttagaagaagtactcaggtactgtactgcagtaatacacagttagaagaagtactcaggtactgtactgcagtaatacacagttagaagaagtactcaggtACTGTACTGCTTTCAAAtgtttactgaagtaaaagtacatcaatACAAGCTTCTAAAAATACTTCAATACTATATTATTCGATTATAATTATTGATCTATTGATCAGCAGCATGTTGCTTCACATCCAGATTCCTGTTAAACAGCTCAACACAAGTCCAGCAGACCCCGACAGACCACAACAGACCCCAGCAGACCCCGACAGACCCCAAGAGACCCCGACAGACCCCAGCAGACCCCGACAGACCCCAAGAGACCCCGACAGACCCCAGCAGACCCCGACAGACCCCAAGAGACCCCAGCAGACCCCGACAGACCCCAAGAGACCCCGACAGACCCCAGCAGACCCCGACAGACCCCAAGAGACCCCAGCAGACCCCGACAGACCCCGACAGACCCCAGCAGACCCCGACAGATCCCGACAGACCCCAGCAGACCCCAGCAGACCCCGACAGACCCCAGCAGACCCCGACAGACCCCGACAGACCCCAACAGACCCCGACAGACCCTGCCCTTAataatgcgtgtgtgtgtgtgtgtgtgtgtgtgtgtgtgtacagaaatGCTGCAGCGTCCTGTATTGGTCAGTCATCGTGTTGGTTGTTGTGGCAGCAGTCGTCACAGCAACAGTCACCATCCTGTACCTGAACCACTATCCTCTACCCTTCATCAACAGGTAgatacacctgtctgtctgcctgtcttcctgtctgtctgtctctctgtctgtctgtctgtctctctgtctgtctgtctgtctgtctgtatgcctgtcttcctgtctgtctgtctgtctgtctctctgtctgtctgtctgtctctctgtctgtctgtctgtctgtctgtctgcctgtcttcctgtctgtctgtctgcctgtctgtctgcctgtctctggGGTTCACTATTGTCATGGTTACAGGGGCGGagtctcttcctcctctcccatcATCTCGACCAATCCCAGAGAGTCTGGCGCCTTGGTGACAGTGTCGCGTGTTGCAGACGGCGAGCCAATCAGCATCTTCCTGGACCCGAACTGTCCAGACCACAGCGAGCACTTTCTGCGTTGGGAGGCGCTGCAGAGCTCGCTGCTCCGAGCGCTGACCAATCACAACGCGGGCGACTGGCAGGAGAGGGGATTGGCCCAGAAGCTGGCCGAGGAGCTGAAGGTGTTATCAGGCCACGCCCACAACCTGAGGCTGGAAGCTGATTCACTGAAAAGAGGTCAAGGTGTTCTGGACCAACGATTGGACAGACTGCAGAGCGAGCAGAGCCACATCATACAGGTGTGactaattaaattaaatcaaataagaaaagtaaagtaattaaaaagaaagcaagaaaacaaacgaaaataaaacaaaacagaaataaaatgtgtgtaactgtaacGAGTGTCTTTCTACCTGTGCAGGTGTTGACTGACAGTCACTCAGGTGTCCTGAAGTTCTCTGCTGGTTTCACTGATTCTCTGctcagactgcagacagagacagacagtctgaGGAGGCTGAagagtgagacaggtgagacaggtgacacacagacaggtgacacacagacaggtaggtgGGATATAGGATGGGGACGGAGTGCTGCAGGGGGGCGTGGAGCTACAGGGAGATGGGAGGTAGAGTTCCTCTGACTATCTTGTTGGTATCTGGGTGGTGTGTAGTTCCAGGGAACAGCAGTTGTTC of the Thunnus maccoyii chromosome 9, fThuMac1.1, whole genome shotgun sequence genome contains:
- the LOC121903576 gene encoding fibrinogen C domain-containing protein 1-like, encoding MMLNDRWTIMNNSSSELDSKRPIKHKKCCSVLYWSVIVLVVVAAVVTATVTILYLNHYPLPFINRGGVSSSSPIISTNPRESGALVTVSRVADGEPISIFLDPNCPDHSEHFLRWEALQSSLLRALTNHNAGDWQERGLAQKLAEELKVLSGHAHNLRLEADSLKRGQGVLDQRLDRLQSEQSHIIQVLTDSHSGVLKFSAGFTDSLLRLQTETDSLRRLKSETAVRPRDCSDVMGAGGSQDGVYSVFPTHDPDGFMVYCDMTTDGGGWTVIQRREDGSVNFFRGWEAYRDGFGKTTGEHWLGLQRMSSLTRSGGYELRIDMADFDNATAFAHYADFSVGRDSVNPEEDGYPLTVEQYSGTAGDSLLKHSGMRFTTKDRDQDQSENNCAAYYQGAWWYRNCHTSNLNGQYLRGGHASYADGVEWSSWTGWQYSLRFTEMKIRPRKLDL